In the Sus scrofa isolate TJ Tabasco breed Duroc chromosome 6, Sscrofa11.1, whole genome shotgun sequence genome, one interval contains:
- the LOC110261321 gene encoding zinc finger protein 548-like isoform X1, translated as MRGPLSPQLTAVPSFPPCSPPLPAPLFPRPVAEAAPMNPAQGRVVFEDVAIHFSQDEWCLLDEAQRLLYWRVMLQNIALLSSVGCWHRAQAEEAEQGDSVRVSQVKTPKMHSPLLKDILRLAEHDGTQPEHEVYVCAASLSPRCKAQSRKKFSRWDEGRASFVKNRGVAMAERTVMGREGGQDLPASPGLLQHSAPHNGGTLPSQWRETFENGHNDYRCSQCGKTFSHKYVLVEHQKHHTGEKRYHPSESGELFISRFRLVQHQEIHTEVKLLEHVGCGRFFTRTSGLIEHRRVRTRPVPYKCHQCGKCVKDSATLLVHQRVHTGEKPYKCSECGKFFRYSFTLKRHQRVHAGERPYECSVCGKFFVDSSTLLIHQRVHTRGRRFECNKCGQFFRYSFTLERHQKAHTGERPYECRECGKLFRHNSNHIRHRRNHTGERPYECHVCGRLFSQNSHLIRHQNVHTREKTYECSQCGKFFMDSSTLMVHQRVHTGEKPYECSECGKVFRYNSSLIKHRRIHTGEKPYECINCGRSFSQNSHLIRHQEVHAKEYCRQRKTAKKSLV; from the exons ATGCGAGGCCCCCTGAGCCCGCAGTTGACGGCGGTGCCTTCGTTCCCGCCCTGCTCGCCGCCTCTCCCGGCGCCGCTCTTCCCACGGCCGGTGGCCGAGGCCGCGCCGATGAACCCGGCTCAG GGCCGTGTGGTCTTTGAGGATGTGGCCATACATTTCTCCCAGGACGAGTGGTGCCTCCTGGATGAGGCGCAGAGGCTCCTGTACTGGCGTGTGATGCTGCAGAACATTGCGCTGTTGTCCTCTGTAG GTTGTTGGCACAGAGCCCAGGCTGAGGAGGCAGAGCAAGGGGATTCTGTTAGAGTGTCCCAGGTCAAGACTCCAAAGATGCATAGCCCACTCTTGAAAGACATTCTGCGCCTGGCTGAGCATGATGGGACACAGCCTGAGCATGAGGTGTACGTGTGTGCGGCAAGTCTTTCCCCACGTTGCAAGGCGCAGAGTAGGAAGAAGTTCTCCAGGTGGGATGAGGGGAGGGCTTCCTTTGTGAAGAACCGAGGTGTAGCCATGGCAGAGAGGACCGtgatgggcagggagggagggcaggaccTTCCAGCCAGTCCAGGCCTTCTCCAGCACTCGGCCCCTCACAATGGAGGGACGCTTCCCTCTCAATGGAGGGAAACCTTTGAAAATGGACATAACGATTATAGGTGTAGCCAATGTGGGAAAACCTTTAGCCACAAATATGTGCTTGTTGAGCACCAAAAACACCACACTGGAGAAAAGCGATACCATCCAAGCGAAAGTGGAGAGCTCTTCATTTCAAGGTTCCGTCTGGTTCAGCACCAGGAAATCCACACTGAAGTGAAGCTTTTGGAGCACGTTGGATGTGGAAGATTCTTTACACGAACGTCTGGCCTCATTGAGCACCGGAGAGTTCGCACTAGACCAGTGCCTTACAAGTGCCACCAGTGTGGGAAGTGTGTTAAAGATAGCGCCACACTGCTGGTTCATCAGAgagttcacactggagaaaagccGTATAAATGCAGTGAGTGTGGGAAATTCTTTAGGTATAGCTTCACACTCAAAAGACATCAGAGAGTTCACGCTGGAGAAAGGCCATATGAGTGCAGTGTGTGTGGGAAATTTTTTGTAGACAGCTCCACTCTCCTTATTCATCAGAGAGTTCACACTAGAGGAAGGCGTTTTGAATGCAACAAATGTGGACAATTCTTTAGGTACAGCTTCACACTTGAGAGGCATCAGAAAGCACACactggagaaaggccttatgagTGCAGAGAATGTGGGAAACTTTTTAGGCACAATTCAAATCATATCAGGCATCGGAGAAATCACACAGGAGAAAGACCTTATGAGTGTCATGTATGTGGTAGACTCTTCAGTCAAAACTCCCACCTCATTCGGCACCAAAATGTGCACACCAGAGAAAAAACTTACGAATGTAGCCAGTGTGGGAAATTCTTTATGGACAGCTCCACACTCATGGTTCATCAGAGAGTCCACACTGGTGAAAAACCATAtgaatgcagtgaatgtgggaaagtcTTTAGATACAACTCCAGCCTCATTAAACATCGGAGAATTCACACTGGGGAAAAGCCTTATGAGTGCATCAACTGTGGGCGAAGCTTTAGCCAAAACTCCCACCTCATTCGACACCAGGAAGTTCACGCTAAAGAGTAttgcagacagagaaagactgcAAAGAAAAGTCTGGTCTGA
- the LOC110261321 gene encoding zinc finger protein 17-like isoform X2, which translates to MHSPLLKDILRLAEHDGTQPEHEVYVCAASLSPRCKAQSRKKFSRWDEGRASFVKNRGVAMAERTVMGREGGQDLPASPGLLQHSAPHNGGTLPSQWRETFENGHNDYRCSQCGKTFSHKYVLVEHQKHHTGEKRYHPSESGELFISRFRLVQHQEIHTEVKLLEHVGCGRFFTRTSGLIEHRRVRTRPVPYKCHQCGKCVKDSATLLVHQRVHTGEKPYKCSECGKFFRYSFTLKRHQRVHAGERPYECSVCGKFFVDSSTLLIHQRVHTRGRRFECNKCGQFFRYSFTLERHQKAHTGERPYECRECGKLFRHNSNHIRHRRNHTGERPYECHVCGRLFSQNSHLIRHQNVHTREKTYECSQCGKFFMDSSTLMVHQRVHTGEKPYECSECGKVFRYNSSLIKHRRIHTGEKPYECINCGRSFSQNSHLIRHQEVHAKEYCRQRKTAKKSLV; encoded by the coding sequence ATGCATAGCCCACTCTTGAAAGACATTCTGCGCCTGGCTGAGCATGATGGGACACAGCCTGAGCATGAGGTGTACGTGTGTGCGGCAAGTCTTTCCCCACGTTGCAAGGCGCAGAGTAGGAAGAAGTTCTCCAGGTGGGATGAGGGGAGGGCTTCCTTTGTGAAGAACCGAGGTGTAGCCATGGCAGAGAGGACCGtgatgggcagggagggagggcaggaccTTCCAGCCAGTCCAGGCCTTCTCCAGCACTCGGCCCCTCACAATGGAGGGACGCTTCCCTCTCAATGGAGGGAAACCTTTGAAAATGGACATAACGATTATAGGTGTAGCCAATGTGGGAAAACCTTTAGCCACAAATATGTGCTTGTTGAGCACCAAAAACACCACACTGGAGAAAAGCGATACCATCCAAGCGAAAGTGGAGAGCTCTTCATTTCAAGGTTCCGTCTGGTTCAGCACCAGGAAATCCACACTGAAGTGAAGCTTTTGGAGCACGTTGGATGTGGAAGATTCTTTACACGAACGTCTGGCCTCATTGAGCACCGGAGAGTTCGCACTAGACCAGTGCCTTACAAGTGCCACCAGTGTGGGAAGTGTGTTAAAGATAGCGCCACACTGCTGGTTCATCAGAgagttcacactggagaaaagccGTATAAATGCAGTGAGTGTGGGAAATTCTTTAGGTATAGCTTCACACTCAAAAGACATCAGAGAGTTCACGCTGGAGAAAGGCCATATGAGTGCAGTGTGTGTGGGAAATTTTTTGTAGACAGCTCCACTCTCCTTATTCATCAGAGAGTTCACACTAGAGGAAGGCGTTTTGAATGCAACAAATGTGGACAATTCTTTAGGTACAGCTTCACACTTGAGAGGCATCAGAAAGCACACactggagaaaggccttatgagTGCAGAGAATGTGGGAAACTTTTTAGGCACAATTCAAATCATATCAGGCATCGGAGAAATCACACAGGAGAAAGACCTTATGAGTGTCATGTATGTGGTAGACTCTTCAGTCAAAACTCCCACCTCATTCGGCACCAAAATGTGCACACCAGAGAAAAAACTTACGAATGTAGCCAGTGTGGGAAATTCTTTATGGACAGCTCCACACTCATGGTTCATCAGAGAGTCCACACTGGTGAAAAACCATAtgaatgcagtgaatgtgggaaagtcTTTAGATACAACTCCAGCCTCATTAAACATCGGAGAATTCACACTGGGGAAAAGCCTTATGAGTGCATCAACTGTGGGCGAAGCTTTAGCCAAAACTCCCACCTCATTCGACACCAGGAAGTTCACGCTAAAGAGTAttgcagacagagaaagactgcAAAGAAAAGTCTGGTCTGA